The Vigna radiata var. radiata cultivar VC1973A chromosome 6, Vradiata_ver6, whole genome shotgun sequence DNA segment taCATATGTTTGTACCAGGAGATGATGAGTCTAAGGCATTCCCTTCTCAATTTGGATCCATTGTTTCTGGCATCATTAATGGGATGACAGTAAGTTTCTTATAATTAATAGAGATGACGAGTTTTACATTTCacacattgattaattttacCTCTAACAATGGGAAAACTAATGGTTGGATAAAGATAAGACAAATTTCCTTTTATAGTACACTTTGTATTCTTATAATTAACCGTGAATCTAAAATGTTGGATGCAAATTGGacttttcaaatatatattttaagttttacaatacaaaataagaGTTTTATGATAACCCAATAGGTCCAATTTACTAACTGCATTAATTAAATTCTAGCTGTAGGGAATATGGATCCTAAGACAAGTACAAACTTTAGCTTAAGATGATATGCACTGTGTTTAGGGGTGATCTGTCTCGTACAAAactacaataattttaaaatgacaGTACATATGTTCAACTCTACTGTTGAAGTTGTAGAACATGAAGAAGCTTTGCCAACTTCTAATGCTTTGGAAATTCTTAAGAAGTATAAAttctttcatttgattgatCTTTGTTTTGATTTAAGCCTTTTCCTTCTATGCTTGCATTTAACTTTGAGTGTTATGACTAaccatgtttttctttattttaattatgcaaATTTGGTATATATGATATAATAGTAGATGCAAGATAATGCTCCTACCAGATACCTGATCAATGATTGATGTGAGGAGAAAAGTCTTTTTCCACTTTGGCTAACGATGCTTTGATTAATACGATAAGTTATTCCAAATTTGTTACTTTTTCCAGTTGACTTTCTTTATCATTGTGTTAGGTTTTGTTTCTCATAATTTGTATGATTAAATGCAGATCAAGGAAAGGAAGGAAAACTTTCTTTATCATCACGGTCATggttatttatcttatttttctctaattttgtcCCTAATATTTAAGACCAACATCCTGAGTTGTCCTTGTGTGATGCTAATCAGGTCTGAGGGCACTTCCAAAAGCAAAGTTGCTTCAAAATTAGATTCCAATATCCACCCTTCCAGTAACCGTATTCAAGCAACTCTTGAGATGCAAAGCAGCTTCAGAGTTTGATTCATGCGGTCTTGTTAGCGAGAATCTTGAGTGTTGGCTCTTCTTTAGGTGTGACATGGATTTCTTTATCGTTTTGGAGCTTCCTGATTATTGTGTTGGCCACCGTTGCTGTTGCAAGTCTTGTGTTGGACTCAAATTACAGGGAATTTTAAAGAAGTAGTGGTGAAAGaatgatgtattttttttttatatttacattgtaaTTGTCAATgaacatatgttattttaaatcattaataaaattaattttgaatattttttgtgtattttataattttatatattttatttatttcttattataaaaagtagattaaattaagaaattatgaaTGTAAGTGGctaagtataaataaaagaagttttAAACCTCTACAAAATAATAGTCACAAATAAAAGAGTTTAAACTCTTCACATAAAAACCTTTACAATATAAATCTGATAGCAAGGGTCGGATACCAGGAGTCATTAAAAACTTCCACAAATTAATAGTCATGACTCTAATTGAGGAGGTTTGAAAAACTTCCAAAAATTAATTTGCAGAGGGTAAAAACGTttgcaaaatgaaaaataaacctTCACTAAATAACAGTTTTTTTGTAGTGACGTTGGTTACCCTAGAAACCGACGTTTTGTTTatcaacttatttacggtaatgtcaCCGTGCATTAATATACGTCGAGTTACCCTTTTATCGACGTCTTATgaatgacgttaaacaacgtttttgcactagtgggtGGATTGACAAATGTCTATCCTACATCATGTCTTGTCAGTGGCTGTGATGATATTGTGGTATCTTCATCACATGTAACTtcataaattcttaaaatataagtCCGTTTAATTGACATTTTCACGTGAGAGTTTTATGAACTATATTTCACTGCCAACATATCACTACTTTCAGCATATACTAAGTTTGGTTTAAAAAAGGGAGTATTCAATAGTCCATGTTCCTTCTAAAAATTTCAGTATGATGTGATTTTTGGATACCCGTTTACTGCATGCATCACACTTTCCAAcgattgtttttcatttatatattctttttttaaaatgttatgattacaaaaatttaaacatcatttaaaagggtgcatattttattttcttatataaaaaagattttataatttcataaatattgaaatgaagtcttgtataaataaatatgtatagaAAGGAgtataattataacataaataGTTATTCTCATCTCATTCATATACCTAATTTTAAGAAGTCCTACTCATATTCATCATGTTTAATCAATGATGAGTTGGTATCGAAATATATTGTAGGTTTATTTGGTATCcctaataaaaaaagttaaaaacatatatattaaatgtattaaaataaaattatttaattttacatttattaatttcattatcttacGTAACCTTTCATAGACCTCCCatgaagatgaagttgatgGATGTTTAGTTTTTCCTTTCACGTCATCGTATACTCGAAATAAGAATATTATTCATTTCTCTTTTGATCATATTCTGCTCTCTTTATAaccttttatataattttcctttcataatttgataatttgtgTTCGAGTAAGTCCTGCTATCAGTTACCTCAAAACTTTTATCAATAATCAAGACaaacatttttcataattaaaacaCTCAGATTTATTAAATCAACAATTTCTTATTCATCATACCCTTCAGAAACTATCTTTTTCACATGCAACAATCCTCACAAACTTATTTCTTGAAATTTCAAATACAGTTTCATCTTGTTGGGTGACTATGGATAGATCTGAATGAGAGACCTTGAGCCCAAAACGGGAGTTATTGTGTAGTTATTGAAACCAGCAGAGGAAAACAATTTCAGCCATTCCTTCTCGTTTCTCTCTTTTCCGTTGAGcaacaccatcatcatcatatcaaaGAAGAGCTGTGTTTCAACATATTCTTTATCTTTCACTTCAGTATCCATCACAATGTCTATGATTATCACCTTCCCTTCTTTCCCTTTCTTAGATATAGCTTCCTTGCATTTCTTCAATATGCTCACACACTCCTCATCGTTCCAGTCATGTAATATCCACTGTTTTTTCATCCAAAGTAAAAGGAATTAAGCTAATTAGAATAGCACCTcatgtaatataattaatatagtagGACCACTTCTTATAAGTCAGATGACCAAGTTTAATATGCACACCTAACGTTAACTTAATTAGtctatttattaattagaaaaagaCTCAACCATAATTGTACCAATCTATATCCAAAGAAAGAAACTCAGCCAAAAAAGTGTTACTATAATAAGTAACTTAGGGAGACAAGAGAATAAAAATGACGAGCAAtattactatatataatttgatatattgtTTCGATGTTCATATTTGATTCTGAAACAGTTGGTCTTCGATATTTAAGTTACCGAAGTAGATAGAATAAACTAATGCTAGCTTTGTTTCCGATATaatcattatatatgtttattatttgatCAACAATGGTGatattgttctttattttccaattgatcAATTCGTTGGCTCAATTCTCTGAAGTTTAACATCAGTCaagtaaattaaaagaaaagttaagaaTGTAATTAAGATTGTACTTTGATTTGTGACGATATTTTACCTTCAACAAAATGGCATCTGTTGGAGGAATCGCCTCAAACATGTCCCCTCCAACATATTTAAGGTTTCCACTTCCTTGCAAGCCAGAAACAACATGTGGAAGATCAAATACGATGCATTCCAACTGAGGGAAGGATTCGGCAATGGCCTTTCCCATGGTTCCTGTACCTCCCCCAACATCAACCAATGACTCCNNNNNNNNNNNNNNNNNNNNNNNNNNNNNNNNNNNNNNNNNNNNNNNNNNNNNNNNNNNNNNNNNNNNNNNNNNNNNNNNNNNNNNNNNNNNNNNNNNNNNNNNNNNNNNNNNNNNNNNNNNNNNNNNNNNNNNNNNNNNNNNNNNNNNNNNNNNNNNNNNNNNNNNNNNNNNNNNNNNNNNNNNNNNNNNNNNNNNNNNNNNNNNNNNNNNNNNNNNNNNNNNNNNNNNNNNNNNNNNNNNNNNNNNNNNNNNNNNNNNNNNNNNNNNNNNNNNNNNNNNNNNNNNNNNNNNNNNNNNNNNNNNNNNNNNNNNNNNNNNNNNNNNNNNNNNNNNNNNNNNNNNNNNNNNNNNNNNNNNNNNNNNNNNNNNNNNNNNNNNNNNNNNNNNNNNNNNNNNNNNNNNNNNNNNNNNNNNNNNNNNNNNGATTCGCATCAAGCGAGGGATGAAGTGAGTTTTGGAAGAGTGAATTGGAAGTGAAGCAATGAGGTTTGAGAGTGAGATGGGTTGGCCATGGTTGTATATGATGTCTGGTATGCCTAACTCAACGACACATTTAAGGGACATTGACTTTATGAAGCTAAAAATATGATTCCATATGTGTGTTTGAGCCCTCAGTAGTTTCGCGTCATCGGATTCCATAATTTGTTGCATAAACTACTTGTTCAATTTGGAGTATGGACTCACACACCATTTGGATCTATTTATAAGCAACAGAATATCCAAGCAGCaactttattaataattcaTAGGATATGACGGTAGATTATCAAGCATAGTTTAATTCCTGCCCTTCGTTGACTTTGAtgttaattaatctttttttccttttacttaGCATCTTGTTGGcatgtatatttatatgttcAGATCAAGTTTTGCTTAGTCCCATCATATTGATTATAAAACTCAATTTCTTAGAATTTTACAAGTTGTTTAAGCTTTTGATTAAAGTGGTATTAgttcattaatttaataatgatgGGTACGATAATTAAGTGTCTTGTGCTTCTGGAATCCCTATTAAACAATCCCTATTATTGCTAACCTAATCACTCTTcctattaaacaatttatagGAATTCTAGCACCTTACTGGGATCCCTATCagtaatctttttttttttctataattggTGGTTTGTTTTAGCTGTGGTTGactgttttttgtttctataatatacaaagataaacacaaaactttaattaattttttatttagcataaaaaaatcttcatgatttaagactattttttcaatatcaaaGGTAAgacacaaatattttatttgtaaaccTTTATTCATTTCACTTATCCATTTcttgatatattatttgttagaattgcttatttactaattttacttatttcaaAATCATGATTATCttcttcaataaatttatcGTAATTATTAATAGTtggttatattatttattaaaatattgtgttttgcatcttttattagtaataaataaagataataaaatggTCTCAATCCATgtcaaaaaaaagaaagaaaaatatgtctCATAATGCGATTTTCTATATCTAAGCAAGATactaatttaagaaatatatgtCACTTTAGTGACCTATCATACATTCTACTCTTTTCAGAAAAGTCAGAAGAAGTTAAatttctttgatgaaatttcaatttatgaaaGGTTTTTGGAGAAACTGTCATTGTAtattgatgagtgcatatttatactcacatttatgttttagaattcaaatttttgatgagattcttctgcttaaatgattgatttaatgtgaatttatgacgattggatttattaggtttagaaattaaatatgcttaaaatgtgatttttaattgcataaattattttggatgttctaatgtttatttgtgcagtgaagttagaattttattcatttaaaacatgaaattgaatTGTTAAAGATAgtccaatctggtcaactcaaacttttatgcaattttgaaaagaaagagatggctaaagtgcaattataggaaaattttgaacttatgtgtaaatttgaataaaataaaaagggttgaaatgtaatttttggcaagtttaaatctgttagatattttaaaagatattttggagaaaatatatcttaacatattttacttgatatttttaaataattaccttatttaactatatcaataaatatcaaaagataatatttgccaaaaaaaatttatctaggaaagatattatcaaatactctcaaaaactaattaaatttgttgaatatttgaaagatattagatataagataaaagattttatcaatagaagattcaaagtccaagcccaatcaagcctatataaagagacccagggggcttcattcattcatacaccactCCTCTCTCTTATTTCACCATGTATTCTACTTCATTCGTGGAGAGTTAAGCatctagggctattctgctgtaatttcattatggattctgaggttaagtgaattaatgcaattgtttattttgattattgatttaagttgttctctctctatgtctttcatctctctatcatattaaaagcaaagatttttgcagcaaaatgtgtttgaatctacatgcatattaattatatgagttttagggtttctaagtttaattgagaatctacttagattgaatttaggaactttcatatgattaaatggtttctACTATCatttgagaatgtactttggtagatagtaataatttcaactataatcaattgagaatttactttgattggttagcttttaatttggttaggaaatttaagaatagacatgattaaacacaataaaattgattgagaatgtactttgattgaatttattgtgaataatctacaaaggtcttgcatttgattgagaatgtactttgattaactgcatgaccg contains these protein-coding regions:
- the LOC106764465 gene encoding probable O-methyltransferase 3, producing MGKAIAESFPQLECIVFDLPHVVSGLQGSGNLKYVGGDMFEAIPPTDAILLKWILHDWNDEECVSILKKCKEAISKKGKEGKVIIIDIVMDTEVKDKEYVETQLFFDMMMMVLLNGKERNEKEWLKLFSSAGFNNYTITPVLGSRSLIQIYP